A genomic window from Bubalus bubalis isolate 160015118507 breed Murrah chromosome X, NDDB_SH_1, whole genome shotgun sequence includes:
- the LDOC1 gene encoding protein LDOC1, whose translation MVDELVLLLHALLMRHRALSIENSQLMEQLRLLVCERATLLRQVRPPSCPVPFPETFDGESSRLPEFIVQTASYMLVNENRFCNDAMKVAFLISLLTGEAEEWVVPYIEMDSPILGDYRAFLDEMKQCFGWDDDEEDEDEDEEDDY comes from the coding sequence ATGGTGGATGAGCTGGTCCTGCTGCTGCACGCGCTTCTGATGCGGCACCGCGCCCTTAGCATCGAGAACAGCCAGCTCATGGAACAGCTTCGGCTGCTGGTGTGCGAGAGGGCCACCCTGCTGCGCCAGGTACGTCCGCCGAGCTGCCCTGTGCCCTTCCCCGAAACGTTTGACGGCGAGAGCTCCCGGCTCCCCGAGTTTATCGTGCAGACGGCGTCTTACATGCTCGTCAACGAGAACCGATTCTGCAACGACGCCATGAAGGTGGCATTCCTGATCAGCCTGCTCACCGGGGAAGCCGAGGAGTGGGTGGTGCCCTACATTGAGATGGATAGCCCCATCCTGGGCGATTACCGGGCCTTCCTCGATGAGATGAAACAGTGTTTTGGCTGGGATGACGACGAAGAAGACGAAGACGAAGATGAAGAAGATGATTATTAG